In Erigeron canadensis isolate Cc75 chromosome 7, C_canadensis_v1, whole genome shotgun sequence, one DNA window encodes the following:
- the LOC122608604 gene encoding pelargonidin 3-O-(6-caffeoylglucoside) 5-O-(6-O-malonylglucoside) 4'''-malonyltransferase-like, whose translation MAIIIKVEKQFSKIIKPFVPTLPTLRHYKLGFIEEFVAFLKVGVVLFFSPVSDKHNPSQFFALQLEKSLEKTLTQFYPLAGRYIEENHMVDCSDQGVEFIWAKVNTTLQDFLSYKENDTTITDEFIPACNINHDLLLATQVTMFECGAVAIGVCATHMLFDASTLCTFIHEWAVMNRGEFIKTDQFTGAGFSSSCSLYTTRGLSPSPLMSVEMLTKYTRKKISLNESVISKIKAANGTRHKWSKVQLVAAIIWKAFICVDQKIYNYLRESVLIQSINLREKMASLIPKDSCGNIVGLFSTEAGVAETTEALTDLLSDSVRKTLTNYSKVYHDSEEGKTMVFDSFSQILNIPESTNAVILTSWCKFPFYEADFGFGKPIWAAPETITMINLTTLMDDAEGNGVEAYVFLETKDVPAFEEALYQVINDFAA comes from the coding sequence ATGGCTATTATAATTAAGGTTGAAAAACAGTTCTCCAAAATCATAAAACCCTTTGTTCCAACCCTTCCAACGCTCCGGCACTACAAGCTAGGCTTTATTGAAGAATTTGTTGCTTTTTTAAAGGTTGGTgttgttcttttcttttccccAGTTAGCGATAAGCACAACCCAAGTCAGTTTTTTGCCCTGCAACTAGAGAAATCGCTAGAGAAAACGTTAACACAATTCTACCCTCTTGCTGGAAGATATATCGAAGAAAATCATATGGTTGATTGCAGCGACCAAGGTGTTGAGTTTATATGGGCCAAAGTTAACACCACCCTCCAAGATTTTCTTTCTTACAAAGAAAATGATACGACAATCACTGATGAATTCATTCCAGCATGCAATATTAATCATGACTTACTACTTGCCACTCAAGTTACTATGTTTGAGTGTGGTGCTGTAGCAATAGGTGTATGTGCTACACACATGCTTTTTGATGCCTCTACTCTATGTACATTTATACATGAATGGGCTGTCATGAACCGCGGAGAATTTATTAAAACCGATCAATTCACAGGAGCTGGTTTTAGCTCGTCCTGCTCGCTGTATACTACTCGTGGTTTATCTCCCTCTCCGTTAATGAGTGTTGAAATGCTAACCAAATATACTAGAAAGAAAATTTCACTCAATGAGAGTGTAATTTCTAAAATAAAAGCAGCAAATGGAACCCGTCATAAATGGTCAAAGGTTCAATTGGTAGCAGCAATCATTTGGAAGGCTTTCATTTGTGTTGATcagaaaatatataattatctaaGAGAGTCTGTTCTCATCCAGTCGATAAACCTTAGGGAAAAGATGGCATCCTTGATACCCAAAGATTCTTGTGGAAATATCGTCGGGCTGTTTAGCACAGAAGCTGGAGTTGCAGAAACAACAGAAGCACTTACGGATCTATTAAGTGATTCTGTGAGGAAAACCTTAACGAACTACTCAAAGGTGTACCATGATAGCGAAGAAGGGAAAACTATGGTTTTCGATTCATTTTCACAAATATTGAATATTCCTGAATCCACTAATGCGGTAATTTTAACTAGTTGGTGTAAGTTTCCTTTCTATGAAGCTGACTTTGGTTTTGGAAAGCCCATTTGGGCAGCCCCAGAAACAATAACTATGATAAACCTTACAACTTTGATGGATGATGCGGAAGGCAATGGAGTCGAAGCATATGTATTTCTAGAGACTAAAGACGTTCCGGCATTTGAAGAAGCTCTCTATCAAGTTATAAATGATTTTGCCGCCTGA
- the LOC122607645 gene encoding uncharacterized protein LOC122607645, with protein MWKSRRKPNNEITTTTTTTNGGSFRRSFSNLNFINSSLKDIETLLADDQPPPAATTATATRRLSIFHRVHLANKFARAFTKPNTNSPAAAFTLPAAAAAAVQLTKSDRQISTETEKLGKSDSRISVPAVAKSVAKSDRQISIPVENTAVTYSTKSDRRISNPVIPMTKSDRQVTFPVETLPEISKSIKSDRRISIPGAETRIIVYTTSLRVVRSTFEACRTVQSILRGFRVSIDERDLSMDSKFLDELHDVMAVIFENNDLTEKSKKLSLPKVFIGGRYIGGVEEVRQLHESGELKKIVDSLPPVTRGVCESCGDFRFVLCDECSGSHKCYSEKSGFRCCNLCNENGLVRCPVC; from the coding sequence atgtGGAAATCTCGCCGTAAACCTAATAATgaaatcaccaccaccaccaccaccaccaatggCGGTTCGTTTCGGAGATCGTTTTCTAATCTCAACTTCATTAATTCTTCACTTAAAGATATCGAAACTTTACTGGCTGATGATCAACCACCGCCtgccgccaccaccgccaccgccaccagaCGCTTGTCTATCTTTCACCGTGTTCATCTCGCTAATAAATTCGCTCGCGCTTTCACTAAACCTAACACTAACTCACCGGCCGCCGCGTTTACACTTCCGGCTGCTGCTGCGGCGGCTGTTCAGTTGACTAAATCTGACCGTCAGATTTCTACGGAAACTGAGAAATTAGGTAAATCTGATAGTCGCATTTCAGTTCCGGCGGTTGCGAAGTCGGTGGCTAAATCTGACCGTCAGATCAGTATTCCGGTGGAAAATACGGCGGTGACATATTCAACAAAATCTGACCGTCGGATTTCAAATCCGGTTATTCCGATGACTAAATCTGACCGTCAAGTTACTTTTCCGGTGGAAACGTTACCGGAAATTTCGAAATCAATAAAATCTGACCGTCGGATTTCAATTCCGGGAGCAGAAACACGAATAATAGTATACACAACAAGCTTACGTGTAGTCCGATCAACATTCGAAGCATGCCGTACAGTTCAATCAATATTACGCGGATTCCGTGTATCTATAGACGAACGTGATCTATCAATGGATTCGAAGTTTCTAGATGAGCTACATGACGTCATGGCAGTTATATTTGAAAATAACGATTTGACCGAAAAGTCAAAAAAATTGAGCTTGCCGAAGGTGTTTATTGGCGGACGGTACATCGGCGGTGTGGAAGAGGTCCGGCAGCTTCATGAATCCGGCGAGTTGAAGAAGATAGTGGACAGTTTACCGCCGGTGACACGTGGCGTGTGTGAAAGCTGTGGTGATTTTAGATTTGTTTTGTGTGATGAGTGTAGTGGAAGTCATAAGTGTTACTCTGAGAAAAGTGGATTTAGGTGTTGTAATTTGTGTAATGAGAATGGTTTAGTTAGATGTCCTGTATGTTAG